AGGAACTGGATGCCGCTGGCGTGCGCTTCGGCCGAATAATGGGTGAGGAGGGAGCCCGGGTCTTCGTGCTGGCGGCGACGGTGCTGCTGAGCCGGGGAACGGCGGCAGGCACCGCGTGGATGGCGGCACGGCTGCCCCGGTTCACGGAGGCTGCAACGCTCGGTGCCCGGCAGGTCGGGCTGCGCCTGGAAGCTGCGGCGGAGGTGTCGTCCGTGGCGGTAGTGGACGGGCTGCTCGTCATCGCCCTGGCGCCCAACGCGGTCGCCATGGCGGCGATAGGTGATGGGAACACGGGCGTAAAGGTGCTCCCCACCGGCGGTCCAGGAGAATGGGTGCAGGTAAACGAGACGATGCCCGAAGCCGCCCGCGCCTATCAGAGCAGGGTGACGGGAGCGCCCAGGGGCTACACCTACCGCGTGAAGCGCAATGGTGAGGAGGTGGACTTCGACGGCCTCGACCCGAAGGACGAAGCACTCCTGGAGGTCAAAGGCCCCGGCCTGGCGAAGTTCTTCGACGGCGAGCTGAATCCAGAAGTGTTCTTCACAGGCGCGCAAAAGTTCGTCATTCAGGCCCAACGTCAGAAAAGAGCCGCAGGCGGGATGCGCGTCCGATGGATCGTCGCTGAGAAGAAGTTTGCCGATGCACTACGGAAGCTATTCGATGATACCCAGCTCGCCGACATCGAAGTCCGTCATCTCCCATGAATCACGAGACATGAACGACACCTACTATGCAGGCTGTTACTGGTCCCTCCGTCATGAGCCCGTTGAGACCTGTGCGCGACGTGCGGAGGACTTTTTTCGGCGAATCAGCCCGCTGGAGCCCACCTGGAACCAGTGGCATGAGCCGGGGAGCTCCTTTGCAAAGGCGCGTAAACTTCAAGTCTCCACGGATGAAGCATCCTTCCTGAGGATATTCAGAAAGAAGAAGAACAGGATTGCTGACGATCAATTTCTATTCTGGCTATGGGCCGGCGACAATCCCAAGGAGACATCTGGCGTCAATGGCTCCTGTGGCTCGGGCGACCCCTGGGCTAGCCTCTGCTGCGTGCTCAGTCCCCCAAGTAGAGGAGCCGTGGCAGAACGGGTCCTGACCGCGCCTGTCATGGCTGAAGTGGTGCGCGCCATGGCCCTGGCTTGGGACCCGGAATGCGCAGTGGCGACGTCTCACCTGCACCGAGAAATAATCGTGCAGCGCCCCCACCCAGGCACCTTCACAGGCTGGCTCACCTACTTCTCCCGCCAGCGAGGCACGGTGCCCCCGCTCCCCGCCCCCGTGCGCATCGAGCCCGTGGAGGACAGGGGCACCCTCATCATCCTCACCCCCGAGCGCTTCACCGCCGCCAACCCGGAGCACGTCGCCCTCGCCGCCCGGGTCCAGGAGCTGCTCGACCGTGCGGGCCTGCTCCGCCCCCTGCAACAACCCGTGGCGAAGTAGGGCGGGAGCCACGCCCCCGCCCCTCACCGCTTCAGCCCCTCAGCACCCCGGACCCGAAATCTGGGACGCCTCGCAGCCGAGCAAGCCGCCGCCCTGGATGGGAATGAGCGTCACCGCCCTCAATGTGGCGCCGGAGGAGGCGGCGGCTCACTCCGCTCCGGCTGGGAGACGGACTTCTCCACGTGCTTGCGCATCAGGCGCCGCGTCTCCATCTCCTCCTCCTCCGTCTTCTGGCGCCGCCGCACCAGGCCCTGCGTCTCATCCACGAACCAGAAGAGCACCCGGAAGAAGGCGGCGATGACGGTGACCAGCAGCGAGGAGAGGAACCAGCTCAGGACGAGGCCCGGCCAGCCCTCCAGCACCACGTCGATGGCGTACGTGCCCGTGAGCGGCACCAGCGCGAAGGCGGCGTAGTGCGAGACGCAGTACGGGCAGGACACCAGGTAGCCCAGCCAGGAGTCCTTCCCTCCCAGCCGCTCCCGCACGGGGGCGAAGATGCGCTCCTTCGCGATGGTCTGCGACACCCCCATCACCACCGCCGAGACAGCCAGGAGCTGGAAGAGGTCCGCCATCCCCACAAGGTGGCGATGATGTGTGCGTCCCGGAACGCCCGGCTGCCCTGCAAGAGCCCGTCCGCCTGCCTGTCCTCAACGGAGTCACTCGTCCCCGCCCCGCGTCGGCCGGTGGACAGTCGGAAGAGAGTTCGGAAAGGCCCCCTGTAAAAACGACCGGGTACCGGCCCTAAGCACCCTCGGCCTTCGATGCAAACCCGCGTATCGACTGGCCAACGGGGCTGATCCGCCTTGGCACGCGCATCGCAAAGGGCAACCCCCGTCCGAAGCAAATCGGTCCCCCGAAAGATTCGATCTCTTTTCCCCGAGAGACACCATGCAGACCACCAACTCCTTCGCCTCCCCCGACTCGCTCTCCACGTACCTCTCGGAGATCAACCGCTACCCCCTGCTCACCCAGCCGCAGGAGCAGGAGCTGTCGCGGCGCTTCCGGGCGGGCGACCTGGCCGCCGGCCACCACCTGGTGACGGCCAACCTGCGCTTCGTGGTGAAGGTGGCCTACGAGTACCGCTCCTACGGCCTGAAGATGTCGGACCTCATCCAGGAGGCGAACATCGGCCTGATGAAGGCCGTGCAGAAGTTCGACCCGGACAAGGGCATCCGCCTCATCTCCTACGCCGTCTGGTGGATTCGCGCGTACATCCAGAACTGCATCCTCAAGAACTGGAGCCTGGTGAAGCTCGGCACCACGCAGGCGCAGCGCCGGCTGTTCTTCAGCCTGGCCCGCACCCGCCGCGAGCTGGAGAAGCTGGGCGCCGGCGAGGGCAACATCGTCAACGCCGAGGAGATTGCCCGGAAGCTCAACGTGAAGGCCTCCGAGGTGCGCGAGATGGAGCAGCGCATGGGCGGCAGGGACCTCTCCCTGGACGCGCCCATGGGCGAGGACGGGGACGCCACGCACCTGGACTTCGTCGAGTCCGAGTCCGCCTCCCAGGCCGACGAGGTCGCCGACCGCCAGCAGGCCGACCTCACCCGCGAGCTCGTGCAGCGCGCCCTGCGCCGCCTGGACCCGCGCGAGCGCTTCATCATCGAGCAGCGCGTCATGGGTGACGCGGAGATGACGCTGAGCGAGCTGGGCGAGCACTTCGGCTTCTCCCGCGAGCGCGCCCGCCAGCTCGAGATTCGCGCCAAGGACAAGCTGAAGGCCGCGCTCGCCACGCTGATGGCCGAGGCCGGCGTCGACGAGGCCACGCTCGCCGCGTAGCCAGCCGTCTGCGACACGAAAAGTCCACGAGCCAGGACGCCCATTCCACGGGAGTCCTGGCTCGTCGTGTTTCAGGGCGCCGGGAGGCTACAGCGCCTCCAGCCGGAACTGCTGGCAGTCGTTGTTGGACCAGGTCCACTGCTGGAGGATGGTGCCGTCACCGCTGGTCCAGCAGTTGAGC
This genomic window from Pyxidicoccus xibeiensis contains:
- the sitA5 gene encoding SitA5 family polymorphic toxin, whose translation is MNFRRAVAVWMVLLMTGCANTRVVRLETGRGRPVEYVPVSWDASVEVSEDEFKDALVQLALEVPLTLRPSQVGGWVRASTSGYGSAADTVWQLALRKDYGRWCRAYEAPGDCLSLLEDGLGFSSTDKLAMALGLSLDPMHESIAEALEGTFSPTFFKAVVVAALVSWAILAANPEPVFTKAAAVLAVVMLAYLGVDSFLSVVRACFELKVATDRATTFQELDAAGVRFGRIMGEEGARVFVLAATVLLSRGTAAGTAWMAARLPRFTEAATLGARQVGLRLEAAAEVSSVAVVDGLLVIALAPNAVAMAAIGDGNTGVKVLPTGGPGEWVQVNETMPEAARAYQSRVTGAPRGYTYRVKRNGEEVDFDGLDPKDEALLEVKGPGLAKFFDGELNPEVFFTGAQKFVIQAQRQKRAAGGMRVRWIVAEKKFADALRKLFDDTQLADIEVRHLP
- a CDS encoding immunity 52 family protein, producing MNDTYYAGCYWSLRHEPVETCARRAEDFFRRISPLEPTWNQWHEPGSSFAKARKLQVSTDEASFLRIFRKKKNRIADDQFLFWLWAGDNPKETSGVNGSCGSGDPWASLCCVLSPPSRGAVAERVLTAPVMAEVVRAMALAWDPECAVATSHLHREIIVQRPHPGTFTGWLTYFSRQRGTVPPLPAPVRIEPVEDRGTLIILTPERFTAANPEHVALAARVQELLDRAGLLRPLQQPVAK
- a CDS encoding RNA polymerase factor sigma-32 — translated: MQTTNSFASPDSLSTYLSEINRYPLLTQPQEQELSRRFRAGDLAAGHHLVTANLRFVVKVAYEYRSYGLKMSDLIQEANIGLMKAVQKFDPDKGIRLISYAVWWIRAYIQNCILKNWSLVKLGTTQAQRRLFFSLARTRRELEKLGAGEGNIVNAEEIARKLNVKASEVREMEQRMGGRDLSLDAPMGEDGDATHLDFVESESASQADEVADRQQADLTRELVQRALRRLDPRERFIIEQRVMGDAEMTLSELGEHFGFSRERARQLEIRAKDKLKAALATLMAEAGVDEATLAA